A stretch of DNA from Pseudomonas sp. HN11:
GCCGATCATGTTCTTCGCCACCTGCCCCGTCACCAGTTCGGTGAAATAGCGGGTTTCGATCAGGTGCGCGGTATCGAAATCCACTTGGGCGCCTTCGACGGCGGCGCAGAGGATTTTCTCCGGAGCGGGGAAACAGCCCTGAGTCTTACTGCGCAAAATCGAAGGCGCAATCGCCAGCATCTGCGCAACTTTTGGACTGGAGGGTGTACCGCCAGGGATCTGGTAAGCCTTGTTGTCCCACGGCTGTTTGGCGTCCGGATTGGCCAGAATCCACGCGCGGGACTTGGCCAGCAGCTCATCGCGATCCGCCGCCAGCTCATTCACCAGCCCGGCTTGCAGCGCCTGTTGCGGTCGCACCTTCTTGCCTTCGAGCAGATACGGCAAGGCCTTTTCCAACCCGAGCATGCGCACCATGCGCACCACTCCACCGCCGCCCGGCAGCAGGCCCAGGGTGACTTCCGGCAAGCCAAGCTGCACCGATTTATCGTCCAGCGCTACGCGGTAATGACACGCCAGGCAAATCTCCCAGCCGCCCCCCAGGGCCGCGCCATTGATCGCGGCCACCACGGGTTTGCCGAGGGTTTCCAGACGGCGCAGTTGCGCTTTGAGTACCAACACGCTGTCGTAGAAGTCCTTGGCGTGGGCCTCGTCGACCTGGATCAATTCATTGAGGTCGCCGCCAGCAAAAAATGTCTTCTTGGCCGAGGTGATCACCACACCGGCAAGGTCATCCTTTTCCGCCTCCAGGCGCTCCACCGTCGCCGCCATGGCCTCACGGTACGCGCCGTTCATGGTGTTTGCGCTCTGGCCGGGCATGTCGAGAGTCAGCACCAGGATGCCGTCCTGGCCTTTTTCGTAACGAATAGCTTGGGTCATGACCAATTCCTTGGGCTCAGAGGCGTTCGATAATGGTGGCGATGCCCATGCCACCGCCGACACACAGGGTGGCCAGGCCGTAGCGTTGCTGGCGCGCGTCCAGTTCGTCGAGCAAGGTCCCGAGGATGGCGCAACCGGTGGCGCCCAGCGGGTGACCCATGGCGATGGAGCCTCCATTCACGTTGACCCGCGCAGCGTCGATGCCCATGTCCTTGATGAACTTGAGCACCACCGAGGCAAAGGCTTCGTTGACCTCGAACAGATCGATATCTTCGACGCGCAACCCGGCTTTGGCCAGGGCCTTGCGCGTAGCGGGCGCGGGGCCGGTGAGCATGATGGTCGGGTCAGTGCTGGTAACCGCCGTGGCGACGATACGCGCACGGGGTTGCAGGCCCAGCTCGCGCCCCTTGGCCTCGGAACCGATCAACATCAACGCGGCACCATCGACGATGCCGGAGCTATTGCCCGGTGTATGCACATGGTGGATGCGCTCCACATGGCTGTAGACCCGCAACGCAGTGGCGTCGAAGCCCATCTGTCCCATCATTTCGAAACTAGGCTTGAGCTTGCCAAGGCCTTCGAGGGTGGAGTCGCCGCGAATAAATTCGTCATGGTCGAGCAGCACAATGCCGTTCTGGTCCTGCACCGCGATCAACGACTTGTTGAAGGAACCGTCCGCACGCGCCCTGGCCGCTTTCTGTTGGGAATGCAGGGCGAAAGTGTCGACGTCTTCTCGGGTGAACCCTTCCAGGGTGGCGATCAGGTCCGCGCCAATGCCCTGTGGGGTGAAGTGGCTGTGCATATTGGTCTGTGGGTCGAGTACCCAGGCGCCGCCATCACTGCCCATGGGCACGCGGGACATAGACTCGACGCCGCCAACCACCACCAGATCTTCGAAACCGGAGCGCACTTTCATCGCGCCCAAATTGACGGCTTCCAGGCCTGAGGCGCAGAAACGGTTGATCTGCACTCCTGCGACGCTGATGTCCCAGTCCGCCACCAGGGCGGCGGTCTTGGCGATGTCGGCACCCTGGTCGCCCACGGGAGTCACGCAGCCGAGCACGATATCGTCGACTTGATGGGTGTCGAGGTCGTTGCGCCGGGCCAATGCCGTCAGCAGGCCGGCCACCAGGTTTACCGGTTTTACGCTGTGCAAGGCACCATCGGCCTTGCCTTTGCCACGGGGCGTGCGTATCGCATCAAAGATCAAAGCTTGGGTCATGACGTCCTCGAACCGCTGTGCATGTGTGCCTCTACCTTAGGCCCGATTGACACGGTTTCAATGACGGATGCGCTCATTGCTTTTGACCCCCTCGCTCGGACGAACGGTAGTCTCCTAAGCTAATTGCCAGGTTAATCGTTTTTGCTGTCTAGCCAAGGCATTGGCGCCAAGATGGCGATATGCCTCATGCCTTTTTAAGCTGAAATGCTTATTAGCTGATATGAAATGAGTCTAAGCCAATAAGAACGAGGGCTCTAAGGTTGAATCATTAGGAAGCCGCTGCCGGGTTTTGCTGGAACGGCTGTAAGAAAAGCGACACGTCATCTCGCCATACTGAAATAAACCGGCACGCATTTGACGCTCAGGAATAACAACAAAAGGCAGTCAGCCATGTTCAAACATTCGAAAGTACGTCAGGCGGGACTCATTCTGTTCGCCACCACACTGATTCTGATCTTGCCCAACTTGACCAAGGTCATTGGGTGATCCCTCGTCGCCTACATTCCGTGCCTTCGCGGCACCGCGTTTGCAGCTTTTTGACAGCACCTGCCG
This window harbors:
- a CDS encoding acetyl-CoA C-acetyltransferase, producing MTQALIFDAIRTPRGKGKADGALHSVKPVNLVAGLLTALARRNDLDTHQVDDIVLGCVTPVGDQGADIAKTAALVADWDISVAGVQINRFCASGLEAVNLGAMKVRSGFEDLVVVGGVESMSRVPMGSDGGAWVLDPQTNMHSHFTPQGIGADLIATLEGFTREDVDTFALHSQQKAARARADGSFNKSLIAVQDQNGIVLLDHDEFIRGDSTLEGLGKLKPSFEMMGQMGFDATALRVYSHVERIHHVHTPGNSSGIVDGAALMLIGSEAKGRELGLQPRARIVATAVTSTDPTIMLTGPAPATRKALAKAGLRVEDIDLFEVNEAFASVVLKFIKDMGIDAARVNVNGGSIAMGHPLGATGCAILGTLLDELDARQQRYGLATLCVGGGMGIATIIERL